The following proteins are co-located in the Rippkaea orientalis PCC 8801 genome:
- the ubiE gene encoding bifunctional demethylmenaquinone methyltransferase/2-methoxy-6-polyprenyl-1,4-benzoquinol methylase UbiE, with product MTDHTWHSASEIQGIFDRIAPVYDQLNNSLSLGQHRIWKLMAVKWSEPQLGDVGLDVCCGSGDLSQLLARQVGKTGRVVGLDFSKEQLAIACQRSQEKYPFLPLEWVEGDALNLPFEDNTFNCATMGYGLRNVTDIPRCLEELHRVLKLGAKVAILDFHRPPQALMRRFQEWYLQTFVVPTAEKFGLTEEYAYINPSLERFPTGLEQVNLAYQAGFTHAIHYPITMGMMGVLVATK from the coding sequence ATGACCGATCACACTTGGCATTCTGCCAGCGAAATTCAGGGTATCTTCGATCGCATTGCCCCTGTTTATGATCAATTAAACAATAGTCTAAGTTTAGGACAGCATCGCATCTGGAAGCTAATGGCTGTTAAATGGAGTGAACCCCAGTTAGGAGACGTTGGGTTAGATGTTTGTTGCGGAAGTGGAGATTTATCCCAATTATTAGCCCGTCAAGTCGGAAAAACCGGACGAGTAGTGGGATTAGATTTTTCTAAAGAACAATTAGCGATCGCTTGTCAACGTAGTCAGGAAAAATACCCCTTTCTTCCCTTAGAATGGGTTGAAGGAGATGCCCTCAATTTGCCCTTTGAGGATAATACCTTTAATTGCGCCACCATGGGCTATGGCTTGCGGAATGTGACTGATATTCCCCGTTGTTTAGAGGAATTACATCGCGTCCTGAAATTAGGAGCAAAAGTCGCTATTTTAGACTTCCACCGTCCCCCTCAAGCGTTAATGCGTCGTTTTCAAGAATGGTACTTGCAAACCTTCGTTGTCCCTACCGCAGAAAAATTCGGGTTAACCGAAGAATACGCCTATATTAACCCTAGTTTAGAACGATTTCCCACTGGTCTCGAACAGGTTAATCTAGCCTATCAAGCTGGATTTACCCATGCTATCCATTATCCTATTACGATGGGTATGATGGGGGTTTTAGTAGCCACTAAGTAG
- a CDS encoding SRPBCC family protein has product MSVKQVFEQSILINASATIVEQCITNLDLMHRWLNPALKCEPVRKWSTDIGGKSRFIIKIPLINPTLYSQVVEREPGLIVWEFEGFFKGRDRWECQPQSSGTLLINRFEFEIPNPLVAWGFNQFAASWTKQDMQAQLRRLKRVAEGVYQQGA; this is encoded by the coding sequence ATGAGTGTTAAACAAGTTTTTGAACAATCAATTTTAATTAATGCCAGTGCTACAATTGTAGAGCAATGTATCACCAATTTAGACTTAATGCACCGTTGGTTAAATCCCGCTTTGAAGTGTGAACCGGTGAGAAAATGGTCAACAGATATCGGAGGAAAAAGTCGATTTATTATTAAAATTCCTTTAATTAATCCAACTCTATATAGCCAAGTTGTAGAACGAGAACCCGGGTTAATTGTCTGGGAATTTGAAGGTTTTTTTAAAGGACGAGATCGCTGGGAATGTCAACCTCAATCTAGTGGAACGCTATTAATTAATCGCTTTGAATTTGAGATTCCTAACCCCCTGGTTGCTTGGGGATTTAATCAGTTTGCAGCCAGTTGGACTAAACAAGATATGCAAGCACAATTAAGACGACTAAAAAGAGTCGCTGAAGGAGTTTATCAACAAGGGGCTTGA
- a CDS encoding DUF29 domain-containing protein — protein sequence MTSNLYDEDYNLWSDQQIAALKNRDVDALDWDNLASDLDYPKYWIDHQLVMVISSLLELYGDFNTEDFEKYHWKTFVDTNRLMLNGVLEDWPHYSDKIKSAIPRAYLSAVNLIERHCKTKGFEFNFPDTCPFSFEQILEDGWYPV from the coding sequence ATGACAAGTAACTTATACGACGAAGATTACAATCTGTGGTCAGACCAACAGATTGCCGCCTTAAAAAATCGAGATGTTGACGCACTTGACTGGGACAATTTAGCGTCAGATTTAGACTATCCAAAGTATTGGATAGATCATCAGTTAGTCATGGTGATCAGTTCTTTGCTCGAACTTTATGGCGACTTTAACACCGAAGATTTTGAGAAATACCATTGGAAAACCTTTGTAGACACAAACCGATTGATGCTTAATGGTGTCTTGGAAGATTGGCCACATTACTCTGACAAGATTAAGTCCGCTATTCCCAGAGCATATTTGAGTGCCGTTAATTTAATAGAGCGTCATTGCAAAACCAAAGGATTTGAGTTCAATTTTCCAGATACTTGTCCGTTTAGTTTTGAACAAATACTTGAAGATGGATGGTATCCTGTTTAA
- a CDS encoding PEP-CTERM sorting domain-containing protein, giving the protein MKLLKKALITSSLTLTSATVLLSLSPSPSLGGTLTYTDSFSFQNTDFFDNLIVPKYNGTQPLLSIEVMVTSNIQGTYTLRRTGTSNITYGQTIDLVGASLIVDGPNSSIILNTVPTQNIGTGRLTATNPLLSLNISGTDTHSGFIDPSFFSLYTGTGNVTFNAEASSNLAVSKLGNPFEETANILADASLQITYTYQDSPPGSPASEIPEPSTLLGLLAVGAAGVVSRRRKSYDN; this is encoded by the coding sequence ATGAAACTCTTGAAAAAAGCATTGATTACCAGTAGTCTAACCCTAACCAGTGCAACTGTTTTGTTGTCCTTGAGTCCCAGTCCATCCCTGGGGGGAACCCTCACCTATACCGATAGTTTCAGTTTCCAAAATACTGACTTTTTTGACAACTTGATAGTCCCTAAATACAACGGAACACAACCACTACTGTCCATTGAAGTAATGGTTACTAGCAACATACAAGGTACATACACTTTAAGGCGAACAGGAACAAGCAATATTACTTATGGTCAGACTATTGATCTGGTCGGTGCTAGTCTCATTGTAGATGGACCAAATAGCTCTATTATCTTGAATACTGTTCCTACACAAAATATTGGCACTGGAAGACTGACTGCTACCAACCCCTTACTCAGTTTAAACATCAGTGGAACGGATACTCACTCTGGGTTTATCGATCCAAGTTTCTTTAGCTTATATACTGGTACTGGAAACGTTACTTTTAATGCCGAGGCTAGCAGTAATCTTGCGGTCAGTAAATTGGGAAATCCCTTTGAAGAAACAGCGAATATTCTAGCAGATGCTAGTTTACAGATTACCTATACTTACCAAGATTCCCCACCCGGATCCCCTGCTAGTGAAATTCCTGAACCTTCTACTCTGTTGGGGTTATTAGCGGTTGGTGCTGCGGGAGTGGTTAGCCGTCGTCGCAAAAGCTACGATAATTAA
- the coaE gene encoding dephospho-CoA kinase (Dephospho-CoA kinase (CoaE) performs the final step in coenzyme A biosynthesis.) codes for MSLPSRRIIGLTGGIATGKTTVTDYLSRQYQIPILDADFYAREAVKANSPILNTIFERYGASVCLPDGELNRQVLGEIIFNNLDEKKWLESQIHPYVRQQFEQKLKQLNNPIVVFSIPLLFEAKLTHLVTEIWVVYCSSEQQIKRLIKRNQLTEEQALRRINSQTPLVEKVTQADVVLDNSSTLEILYQQVDSYL; via the coding sequence ATGAGTCTGCCATCACGGAGAATTATCGGGTTAACTGGGGGAATTGCTACTGGAAAAACAACGGTTACTGACTATCTGAGTCGTCAGTATCAGATCCCAATTTTAGATGCGGATTTTTATGCAAGAGAGGCAGTTAAAGCCAATTCGCCGATTTTAAACACTATTTTTGAGCGATATGGAGCGTCGGTATGTTTGCCTGATGGAGAGTTAAATCGTCAGGTATTAGGAGAAATAATTTTTAATAATTTAGATGAAAAAAAATGGCTAGAAAGCCAAATTCATCCCTATGTTCGACAACAATTTGAACAGAAACTCAAGCAACTAAACAATCCCATTGTCGTTTTTTCGATCCCTTTATTATTTGAAGCTAAATTAACCCATCTTGTTACAGAAATTTGGGTTGTCTATTGTTCTTCTGAGCAACAAATTAAGCGATTAATAAAACGCAATCAATTGACTGAAGAACAGGCACTTAGGAGGATTAATAGTCAAACACCTCTAGTTGAAAAAGTGACTCAAGCTGATGTTGTTTTAGATAATTCTTCAACTTTAGAGATTTTGTATCAACAGGTTGATAGTTATTTATAG
- a CDS encoding zf-TFIIB domain-containing protein → MESLICPKCGGNLEQIIYQGIEVDRCCQCAGIWFDSLEAEQLKNRKGSETIDPGYVKKNSVSESLEEPINCPRCQVRMMKMLDFDQHPIWYEICLNCQGIWFDAGEFTQFKRNFKQPGLLVQAMKVLRYPSKINHQKIAK, encoded by the coding sequence ATGGAGTCCCTAATCTGTCCTAAATGCGGGGGAAATCTTGAACAAATTATCTATCAAGGGATTGAAGTCGATCGCTGTTGTCAATGTGCCGGAATTTGGTTTGATTCATTAGAAGCAGAACAGTTAAAAAATCGCAAAGGTTCGGAAACCATCGATCCCGGTTATGTCAAAAAAAATTCTGTATCAGAGTCCCTAGAAGAACCAATTAATTGCCCACGATGCCAAGTTAGAATGATGAAAATGCTTGATTTTGATCAACATCCTATCTGGTATGAGATCTGTCTGAATTGTCAGGGTATCTGGTTTGATGCTGGGGAATTTACCCAATTTAAACGCAATTTTAAGCAGCCAGGACTTCTGGTTCAAGCAATGAAGGTTTTAAGATACCCTTCCAAGATTAACCATCAAAAAATTGCCAAATGA
- a CDS encoding transketolase gives MTVASAIPTFCQGIQYFGNNLPNFEQYATEAAIKPGHTAISYPNDPNAVYQTLLAADALRYLTLQTTATKASGHPGGFASIADGIAALVMLGYKNILTEVGHHAPGFYSNMFLDRSLEDMGISTVQQMGERFREMHGLLGHLSGQIPGLLNPAGPLGQGQHFAMAGAKLHPGVLFPVTIGDGGLGEPYIMSSFAHFNTAYPTVTNFLPILVWNGYSQEHHSMVSTKTNEEMIHYWQGNGFQEVILVNAKDFDDTNQPGEYVDSTQFSLAKRLAFTQAILEATDKAAKSALGGKLTVLIVKQLKGAGVHKRGAQAHNLYPGDTLEKDYIISALTERALSPEAWALVRTNFERSAGGPASHHVVTEKELPLPELGQLPLTEFEIHGEKKVATTAMGELVVHVGKNDPNFVITNADGNAASGINNINIGLKIVHPTVDEVYFQEPGGQVYEPLSEDACAGLAVGLALFGARTLWCSYESFAINGLPIWQTVTQAMAELRRPTPSTITLFTAGALEQGRNGWTHQRPEIENYFAAMMRNGNIFPLFPCDANSIQACYEWALQTKNKGITITASKSPLPVRTTLKQTRQALQDGGVILHNSEGKKKVVFAVIGDMTLIPVFDAAIHLEDEGIGVKIVSVINPRRLYRPHDVAWETCTEKDSHFLDDEGFENLFGGDALIGVTGGTSAMLEPIMLRSNSKRDTFAWKRGETTASAGEIMAFNGLTAEALSKRAVELLS, from the coding sequence ATGACAGTTGCTAGCGCAATTCCCACTTTTTGTCAAGGTATTCAGTATTTTGGTAATAATTTACCTAACTTTGAGCAATACGCTACAGAAGCAGCCATAAAACCTGGACATACCGCTATTAGTTACCCCAATGACCCTAACGCTGTTTATCAGACCCTTTTAGCAGCCGATGCACTGCGATACTTAACCCTACAAACTACTGCCACCAAAGCATCGGGACACCCTGGAGGGTTTGCCAGTATCGCTGATGGTATTGCAGCTTTGGTGATGCTAGGCTACAAAAACATCTTGACGGAAGTGGGACACCATGCCCCAGGATTTTATAGTAATATGTTTCTCGATCGCTCCCTCGAAGACATGGGCATCTCTACAGTTCAACAGATGGGGGAACGGTTTCGCGAGATGCACGGACTTTTAGGCCACCTTTCGGGGCAAATTCCAGGGTTATTGAACCCAGCAGGTCCTCTCGGACAGGGACAGCATTTTGCCATGGCCGGGGCTAAACTGCATCCAGGGGTATTATTTCCCGTGACCATTGGGGATGGAGGGTTAGGGGAACCCTACATTATGAGCAGTTTCGCTCATTTTAACACAGCTTACCCGACTGTGACCAATTTCCTGCCGATTTTGGTTTGGAATGGCTATTCCCAAGAACACCACAGTATGGTGTCTACTAAAACGAATGAGGAGATGATTCATTATTGGCAAGGAAATGGCTTCCAAGAAGTTATTTTAGTCAATGCTAAAGACTTTGATGATACGAACCAACCAGGGGAATATGTAGACAGTACCCAATTTTCTTTAGCCAAAAGGTTAGCCTTTACCCAAGCGATTTTAGAGGCAACAGATAAGGCTGCAAAATCTGCTTTAGGGGGTAAATTAACCGTTCTTATTGTTAAACAACTCAAGGGTGCTGGAGTCCACAAACGGGGTGCACAGGCACATAATTTATATCCTGGGGATACCCTAGAAAAAGATTATATTATTAGTGCACTAACAGAACGTGCTTTGTCTCCTGAAGCGTGGGCATTAGTTCGGACAAATTTTGAACGGTCTGCCGGAGGACCTGCCTCCCATCATGTCGTCACAGAAAAGGAATTACCCTTACCTGAATTGGGGCAATTACCCTTAACTGAATTTGAAATCCATGGAGAGAAAAAAGTAGCCACAACTGCCATGGGTGAGTTAGTCGTTCATGTGGGAAAAAATGATCCTAATTTTGTTATTACTAATGCCGATGGTAACGCAGCATCCGGTATTAATAACATCAATATTGGCTTAAAAATTGTCCATCCTACTGTTGATGAAGTCTATTTTCAAGAACCAGGAGGACAGGTTTATGAACCCTTAAGTGAAGATGCTTGTGCAGGGTTAGCCGTAGGGTTAGCCTTATTCGGTGCACGGACATTATGGTGTTCCTATGAGTCCTTTGCAATTAATGGTTTACCTATCTGGCAAACCGTCACCCAAGCGATGGCAGAATTGCGCCGTCCCACTCCTTCTACTATTACTTTATTTACCGCAGGGGCACTCGAACAAGGACGAAATGGATGGACCCATCAACGACCTGAAATTGAAAATTATTTCGCTGCTATGATGCGAAATGGTAACATTTTTCCTCTATTCCCTTGCGATGCTAATAGTATTCAAGCTTGTTATGAATGGGCACTACAAACCAAGAATAAAGGGATAACTATTACGGCTAGTAAATCGCCTTTACCTGTTCGGACAACCTTAAAACAAACTCGTCAAGCTTTGCAGGATGGAGGAGTTATTTTACATAACAGTGAAGGCAAGAAAAAAGTTGTTTTTGCTGTTATTGGAGATATGACCTTAATTCCCGTTTTTGATGCTGCTATTCACCTAGAAGATGAAGGAATTGGGGTAAAAATTGTTTCTGTAATTAACCCCCGTCGGTTGTACCGTCCCCATGATGTTGCTTGGGAAACCTGCACCGAAAAAGATAGTCATTTCTTAGATGATGAAGGGTTTGAAAACCTGTTTGGAGGTGATGCGTTAATTGGGGTAACGGGAGGTACTTCTGCTATGTTAGAACCGATTATGTTACGCAGTAATTCTAAACGGGATACCTTCGCTTGGAAGCGCGGCGAAACGACCGCAAGCGCAGGAGAAATTATGGCTTTTAATGGTTTAACGGCGGAAGCTTTAAGTAAGCGTGCAGTTGA